From Aedes albopictus strain Foshan chromosome 1, AalbF5, whole genome shotgun sequence, one genomic window encodes:
- the LOC109408863 gene encoding putative ankyrin repeat protein RF_0580, producing the protein MPATAPQEKLIHSDDGFLVYLTKQTTSTIGLRWDFSEPLEAPFDLFKVEKCYSCKRNQWEVVHWGTAWSVTVRNLEQNLCYSFRINALKQNEEDERFVYVRKSEIFKSFTLPDVPSTMAIFRAVKKNQPALIRKLLSIKPELVNVPVNGETFLYQAVRNNNLEVIDLLLEYGANVNLGVPSNWETPLHLAIYNKNIKIARHLLEHGADINAGNCIGMTAGHYAIDTNDLHTLRFVLTHGGSTESRDRCSWTLIFRAIYMHTSTEIVKYLLERKCRLKIRDKNRLMPLDYARLMDQQEVINLIKRRLKI; encoded by the exons ATGCCCGCCACTGCACCACAGGAGAAACTTATCCACTCGGACGATGGATTTCTGGTCTACCTCACAAAGCAGACGACTTCAACGATCGGACTGCGGTGGGACTTTTCGGAACCGCTGGAAGCACCGTTTGATCTGTTCAAAGTGGAAAAGTGCTACAGTTGCAAGCGTAACCAGTGGGAAGTGGTGCACTGGGGAACGGCTTGGTCCGTTACGGTTCGCAACCTGGAGCAGAACCTGTGCTACTCGTTTCGGATCAACGCACTGAAGCAGAACGAGGAGGACGAGCGTTTCGTCTACGTGAGGAAGTCGGAGATTTTCAAATCATTCACTCTGCCGGATGTCCCGTCGACGATGGCGATATTTCGAGCGGTGAAAAAGAATCAACCGGCGCTGATTCGGAAGCTTTTGAGCATAAAACCGGAACTGGTGAACGTTCCGGTTAACGGAGAGACGTTTTTGTACCAAGCAGTGCGGAATAATAACCTGGAAGTGATTGATCTGCTGCTGGAGTACGGGGCGAATGTGAATCTTGGAGTGCCGAGCAATTGGGAGACGCCGTTGCAT CTCGCCATCTACAACAAGAACATCAAAATCGCTCGTCATTTGCTAGAGCATGGAGCGGATATAAACGCTGGGAACTGCATCGGAATGACGGCTGGGCATTATGCGATCGATACGAATGATCTGCACACGTTAAGGTTCGTCCTGACACACGGAGGAAGCACGGAGTCACGAGATCGTTGCAGCTGGACGTTGATCTTTCGAGCGATCTACATGCATACCAGCACCGAGATCGTCAAGTATCTGCTGGAGAGGAAGTGCCGGCTGAAAATTCGAGACAAGAACCGGCTGATGCCTCTGGATTACGCGCGATTGATGGATCAGCAGGAGGTCATCAACCTAATTAAGCGAAGACTTAAGATTTAA